The Pseudoxanthomonas sp. genome segment GACGACGACATAGGAAAAAGTGTCTCAGGCATGCCGCTTGGTGTAACAGCAAAAAAATCTGCGGCGGCTGTTGGACATGCCGCAAACGTCAGCGCCGAAAGAAAAACGCTACATAGATATTTCAAACACGCCCCCCTTTTTGGGCAAACCGTTAGGTCTCGCAAGACCGAGACATGCCGCTCTTCAATCCAAGGACCCCGTCACTCCCCGTCTTCACTTCCAAGTATTTCCTTCCCCTCGATACGGGTCAATCTTCAGTGTCCAGAGAAGCGCTGATTTCGGACCTGAGCGATCCTTTGGGCTAATGCCAGCTATCTTCCAGATACCTCGGCTTGCACGCCAGGTAGCCGCCGATCACCAGCACCACGATGCACGCACCCAGGAACGCCATCGGCAGCGTCCAGCCGTGGGTGTAGTCGTGCAGCAGGCCGAAGGCGAGCGGACCGGCGCAGGACAGCGAGTAGCCCACGCCCTGCATGAAACCGGACAGCGCCGCCGAACCCTCCGGCGTGCGCGTGCGCAGGTTGATCATCGTCAGCGACAGCGGGAACGTGCTGGGCCCGAGGCCGAGCAGCGCGACCCACAGCGCGGGCGCGGCCATCGGCGCCAGCAGCAGGCCGGCGAATGCGGCCGCATAGAAGCCCGCGCAGACCAGCACCACGATGAAAGGATTGCGCATGCGCACCGCGATCTGCGGCATGGTCAGCGACGCCACCAGCCCCAGCGCGGAGAACAACGCCACCATCGTGCCGCCGAGCGCCGGCGTGCCACCGGCTTCGACCAGCAGCTTCGGCAGCCAGGTGAACATGGAATACGTCACCAGCGAGGTCATGCCGAACATCAGCGCCATGCCCCACGCCACCGGCGAGCGCCAGGCGCGGCCGGTGGGACGCGGTGCGGCCAGTTCAGGCGCTTCGTCGTCGACGGTGACCGCGGCGTCATGCACGCGCGCGAGCGTCGTCGTGTGCCGCCGCTCCCGCCACAGCAGCACGCACCACGGCACCGCCGACGCCGCCGCGAACACCGCCCACAGGCCCAGCGAGATGCGCCAGCCGGCGGCTTCCATCACCGGCACCGCGACCAGCGCCGGCAGGATGGTGCCCGCCTGCAGCACGGTGATGTACAGCGTGCTGACCGTGCCGACGCGATCGGCGAAGTAGCGCTTCACCAGCGGCGGCAGCACGATGTTGCCGATGCCCATGCCGGCCAGCGCGGTCAGCGAGGCTGCCATCAGCGCCGTCGTGTCCCCTGCCGCACTCCGCAGCAACAGGCCCAGCATCGCCAGCAGCATCGCCAGCAGCGCCGTCCGTTCCAGCCCGATGCGGTGGGCCAGCGCGGGCGTGGCCACGCCGAACAACGCGAACGCGGCGGTCGGCAGCATGCCGAACACGCCGGTCATCGTCGCCCCGAACCCGAACGTCTCGCCCAGCAAGTCGAGCAGCGGCGTGAGCGAGGTCACCGCCGTGCGCAGGTTGAACGCGGACAGCACGATGCCGAGCAGCACCAGGCCGCGGCCGGACCAGAGGGAGGCTGGCGCGGTCGATTGAGTCTTGGTGGAATCCATGGTCGCCATTATCGTCGACGGCACGTCGGCGTTCTTCTCACGCACGAAGACGCTGTGTCCTGCGTGACCGTCGATGGCATGAATCCTTCTCCCCGCATGCGGGGAGAAGGTGGCCGAAGGCCGGATGAGGGGCAACGAAGCCAAGGCAGTCAAAGCGATGGCGGTAGCAACGAGCGCGGCGATGGAAGAACCACACTCGTTGCGTTGCGCGCGCTGGACGATCGCGGTTCCGACTGCCCCTCATCCGCCTTCGGCATCTTCTCCCCGCACACGGGGAGAGGGAATGCGTAGCGTGCGCCGCGCGCACGACCCCAGCAGGCCTGGCATCTGGCGACGGACAAAGAA includes the following:
- a CDS encoding MFS transporter; this translates as MDSTKTQSTAPASLWSGRGLVLLGIVLSAFNLRTAVTSLTPLLDLLGETFGFGATMTGVFGMLPTAAFALFGVATPALAHRIGLERTALLAMLLAMLGLLLRSAAGDTTALMAASLTALAGMGIGNIVLPPLVKRYFADRVGTVSTLYITVLQAGTILPALVAVPVMEAAGWRISLGLWAVFAAASAVPWCVLLWRERRHTTTLARVHDAAVTVDDEAPELAAPRPTGRAWRSPVAWGMALMFGMTSLVTYSMFTWLPKLLVEAGGTPALGGTMVALFSALGLVASLTMPQIAVRMRNPFIVVLVCAGFYAAAFAGLLLAPMAAPALWVALLGLGPSTFPLSLTMINLRTRTPEGSAALSGFMQGVGYSLSCAGPLAFGLLHDYTHGWTLPMAFLGACIVVLVIGGYLACKPRYLEDSWH